A stretch of the Ptiloglossa arizonensis isolate GNS036 chromosome 1, iyPtiAriz1_principal, whole genome shotgun sequence genome encodes the following:
- the Htt gene encoding huntingtin isoform X3, which translates to MTTLNNLLKAIEALKTTQESNTVLSDSSTRKEKLACCMAIAEGICSPNVKMATKFPQVLTLSIETLLTLCNDDESDIRMVADETLNKIIRTITDSNIVKVQIELYNKIKENGPARTLRAALWRFGLLSHMIRPTRGKAYVSNLIPCVEVIAKRSEEAVIETLSQSLPLIMKALGPFMTDNDVKTLLKAFFENVCSVQAAFRRAAANMILATCLNCRKPQFFLNYVLKHLLDIVPISEDEGRIATIIGVFGCIRIILPHVCNPVELQDDDTTQIDNLLQIYELCLHYTKWHSDHNIINAALETLTHLLKSPPKALVRLLLSNKGTTYNRIALNQNETTLSLSQMSTSSTTTACCENSESTLNLLESDMPDINPKIEKWILDSEAVHPLVQNLQSQKDCSSDIIEMKGKIMENYSGLKIGVIDNEAVEEGSDIGSEVEKSEKVFPSFQNEVKDLDYSEEVASSIASPKKLSLDFSLREINIGTFTDPDIPLKFCCRYLVSSFLLTGNVGHVMPDKYFRVSVKSLALNCVAYILKLFPNMFLMPIAKESNFTENEQMITDILLFANHPDPQIRGNISIIIGTFLKSVYTQYGGSFKNFEAEIAKKKVHGSVSLENLIKLLLKGLEDDSATTCRQTLTAFSLCLPELLESVDNKYGITVLSALPQLVKNPYFLVKVKLVELLSEISYVTIEHITGGSMFQEHFIDVIITLLGDQDQRIRHAASDAIVKSIPLLHFQQPQEDVVTRKAVQYTEQFLSTVSGSSLELSSCQEKQKLFVKTSIQPFASLNPYSGLHCHPNVEYSLSIIVNMLAEILGVQSSKYLVYGCCEALFHLSDVYTTTVYIRGWDCILPKTLLKKSHKKSGSRLDISESNFTSDMMPTSVSNSLLSLALPLLSSSPISLDLSTHRHLILLAGNLASGLAFSNFKPNDPSKNWGTFKDKQIELLLTHVIRVLNIFVHIIDKVQLAQSSAKTTLSSLTSTQTLSPKKKILPEQKSKEKGERIGGIKFGKEQMGAFVSVPHYMKMYDILKAAHLNYLATLEPHASEMYLSLLNAILDVLSQILEIISFNEAAQITEEVLYYLQSTVVLSPTATVQCVQQLLKCLCSINVYAQWNESDGQKNTDRLTLSRDDIKGFYNHCFQNPARQMADTIKSIGNNCRGENEPDTGWVGFLRRKGDRKFSSVFKNISRSTDQKNSIASFIRLFEPMVIQSLKQYTVTSSVPLQCQVLMLLSQLVQLRVNYCLLDSEGIFIKFVLKQFEFIEEGHVQQTEYLLPKIFNFLVHLSYEKNHSKVIIGVPKIIQLCDGLMASGQSALTHCIPALAPVVEDVFLVRNASSNLMEQRELETTREVLISMLLRLVEYHQIIELLALCLTESRFSGDGNGEEKWRRWSRLTMDTILPMLAAGKVRTESEKAHIALVKLFAAISPMVFRPVDPLLKVLLVAPASAEASSLTLQRWLGMINVVFLALISCAKEEAMLARLFELSANMTELSKTFLLLEPTTLTMDPLNVLGIQSIDVPPERILAKFIFKVISRVGSKVYNLLGLIDHKVNNSFVGFADSLENDHYLVHQFAFFLQLCIHMFESGSHCKVANATMQMIQGRNIPDEEKLPIANLNYLMLNIGSKCPTLTCQWAYLMTLLGYNEMSFWSKVLGTHRSEYVVHSSPVEEKKNDQPSSINIQIIRKGGIILFCDYVCENLNDAEPLTWLLVNHTKEAVNNVIESPVRDLLTVAVHRNPAASGLLVQAIATKCTDLSQPSFVERLLQCIEGAHHSQSGAVLMTLIPRLLSTKYLALSRMAAKIASRRVEILLTTPSADVTKHLAKEDLVKIMDTLQVTKLAKKHGGLVSLLNKLGVQYYDLSPLELDQCRPFNPSTVKSIQLDRNWFLSQVKLRCCNTNIGHNPSEAAQLLKELDFEDCLGILSCKEFNITVLKPCIILGIRTSVEKCQKYEFGVAQNEKDFNFEASPLYSAAKQCLLDHVHYVNELMPKPHHIYNPTRSNLNSKEMKYAIRFDELLNESMYWDILFMLIPAVKIYMKTLPKLAKYNLAKIDIKSEEDLAKFAVLCLELTHWMIHADVNKVKKLRPRDMELALSCASEITKHPGPSKILGDSTKYSWVCTAAASLTRIVEYLLTTIDSLPVIDARALEPALEDEDTKEFARTCAQMASLVAWLERCQKERSLKNIPQYLFDTIRDLIVTIGRQPLVNSYILMPPLVWKQNWDFVGSGPTKCYFPLLPSESNLLLEVEILEQFIYRINLLGWISRLQFEEIWMALLGVLNLSQNETIVNEEIPTLIQASTLAVQAITRLLLQTLLLPYPGNPLASTLIHYPRDPQLSVYKVSSQKLYAIQDVLTWKYECMNDSESIGGLNMDHVFHRGNVERVASSNKYTYSQVSVSYLWSSCNLYEDKLNASVLNLKNRRNDALMSSSLDLDSCLRFLVELYTTWMSPHTNTPVQLLTETVKSVLAISELFAERAQYQWMLDTCLEISRIHPVDNVILHQYLVVCACKAAAVLTPLDLETLEKVKRLVDVSLKSGFLPARVAALHGSLYLLQSAVLTNCEETMNIIHPLAIEYIQKHLDAQDANSVLNQSEEHQGVMWALVFFLLEHAEDTPPDTEAPAVLELVLTLLNSQNISSSLHQTLLQGLERLVVTKSVIGNVAEQIVKVAIDRLKQLSPMLSLPALQLLLTCMYTEAADRLNQPEVEEPLPDVEPEVLVRSIERTSAIFDKIRKGHSMEVELLCTVLSGVLGDFFPPSEILTKVIGEFLSPQQHHPRLLSAVVFKVCERACTCAQMELLQDWVVFSLPNFIQSLPVMMSTWCLSCFFISTSTNHWLRALFPYVQSRIGKYEYEDKKMLCIAASDFYHKLSKETQKKAFVETFEAAAKEPGTSFGDILASF; encoded by the exons atgaCAACTTTAAACAACTTATTGAAAGCCATAGAGGCTTTGAAAACAACTCAAGAATCAAATACTGTTCTGTCAGATTCGAGCACAAG gaaagaaaaattagcATGTTGCATGGCAATAGCAGAAGGAATATGTTCACCAAATGTAAAAATGGCAACCAAGTTTCCTCAGGTTCTTACTCTTTCGATTGAAACATTGTTAACGCTGTGCAATGATGATGAATCTGATATCAGAATGGTAGCTGATGAAACTTTGAATAAGATTATAAGG ACCATAACTGACAGTAATATTGTCAAAGTTCAAATAGaactttataataaaataaaagaaaatggacCAGCTAGAACTTTGAGGGCCGCGCTGTGGAGATTTGGACTTCTTAGTCATATGATTCGTCCCACAAGAGGAAAAGCTTATGTGTCCAATCTGATACCTTGTGTAGAAGTTATTGCAAAACGTTCAGAAGAAGCCGTAATAGAAACATTATCCCAATCATTACCCTTAATTATGAAAGCTTTAGGGCCATTTATGACAGACAATGATGTCAAG accTTGTTGAAAGCTTTCTTCGAAAATGTATGTTCAGTGCAAGCAGCATTTCGCAGAGCTGCTGCAAATATGATTCTAGCAACATGTTTAAATTGTAGGAAACCACAATTCTTTTTAAACTATGTATTGAAACATCTTCTAG ATATAGTGCCCATAAGTGAGGATGAGGGTCGCATAGCTACTATTATTGGTGTATTTGGATGTATAAGAATAATTTTGCCACATGTATGCAATCCTGTAGAACTTCAAGATGATGACACAACACAGATAGataatttgttacaaatttatGAACTATGTTTGCATTATACAAAATGGCATTCTGATCATAATATTATAAATGCTGCTTTAGAAACTTTGACTCATCTTTTAAAATCACCTCCAAAAGCTCTAGTACGTTTATTGTTATCAAATAAAGGAACAACATACAATAGAATAGCATTAAATCAAAATGAAACAACATTATCATTAAGTCAAATGAGTACCTCTAGTACTACCACAGCTTGCTGTGAAAATTCAGAATCTACTTTAAATTTACTTGAATCTGATATGCCGGACATAAatccaaaaatagaaaaatggatATTAGACTCTGAGGCTGTACACCCATTAGTGCAGAATTTGCAAAGTCAAAAGGACTGTTCCAGTGATATTATAGAAATGAAAGGAAAGATAATGGAAAATTATAGTGGCTTGAAAATTGGAGTTATTGACA ACGAAGCTGTAGAAGAAGGTAGTGACATTGGAAGTGAAGTAGAAAAATCAGAAAAAGTTTTTCCAAGTTTCCAAAATGAAGTAAAGGATCTAGATTATTCTGAAGAAGTTGCATCATCTATTGCTTCTCCTAAAAAGCTTTCTTTGGATTTCTCATTGCGGGAAATAAACATTGGGACATTTACAGATCCTGATATTCCTTTAAAATTTTGCTGTCGTTATTTGGTGTCGTCTTTTCTTTTAACTGGCAATGTTGGTCACGTAATGCCAGATAAATATTTTCGTGTTAGTGTAAAATCTCTTGCTCTAAACTGTGTGGcttatattttaaaactttttcCAAACATGTTTTTAATGCCTATTGCCAAAGAATCAAATTTTACTGAAAACGAACAAATGATAACAGATATATTATTGTTTGCAAATCATCCAGATCCTCAAATTAGGGGTAATATATCAATCATTATTGGTACGTTTTTAAAATCTGTATATACTCAATATGGTGGATCCTTTAAAAACTTTGAGGCAGAAATTGCAAAAAAGAAAGTACATGGAAGTGTATCGTtagagaatttaataaaattacttttaaag ggATTAGAAGATGATTCTGCTACAACTTGTCGACAAACACTAACAGCATTTAGTTTGTGTCTGCCAGAGTTGTTAGAATCTGTCGACAATAAATATGGAATTACTGTGTTATCTGCATTACCTCAACTAGTAAAGAATCCATATTTTCTGGTAAAAGTTAAATTAGTAGAACTATTGAGTGAGATATCATATGTTACTATAGAACATATAACTGGTGGATCAATGTTCCAAGAACATTTTATCGATGTTATTATAACGTTATTAGGTGACCAAGACCAGAGAATTAGACATGCTGCATCAGATGCTATTGTAAA GAGTATTCCTTTATTACACTTTCAACAGCCACAAGAAGATGTTGTTACAAGAAAAGCTGTTCAGTACACAGAACAGTTTTTAAGCACTGTAAGTGGAAGCAGTTTAGAATTGTCCTCTTGTCAAGAGAAACAAAAGTTATTTGTAAAGACGTCTATACAGCCATTTGCATCCTTGAATCCTTATAGTGGGTTACACTGTCATCCAAATGTAGAATACTCTTTGTCTATTATAGTCAATATGTTGGCAGAAATTCTTGGAGTACAATCGTCGAAATATTTAGTGTATGGTTGTTGCGAAGCTCTTTTTCATTTAAGCGATGTATATACTACTACTGTGTATATTAGAGGGTGGGATTGTATTTTACCAAAGACATTGTTGAAAAAATCTCACAAAAAGAGCGGTAGTCGACTAGACATTAGTGAATCAAATTTTACAAGCGATATGATGCCAACGTCTGTTAGCAACAGTCTCCTATCTTTAGCTCTACCTTTGCTATCGTCATCTCCTATAAGCCTAGATTTGTCGACGCACAGGCATTTGATTTTACTAGCTGGCAATCTAGCATCGGGGTTGGCTTTTAGCAACTTCAAACCCAACGATCCGTCTAAAAATTGGGGTACATTTAAAGACAAGCAAATAGAGCTGTTGTTGACGCATGTTATCAGAGTGCTAAATATATTTGTCCACATAATCGACAAGGTACAGTTGGCGCAATCAAGTGCAAAAACAACATTATCATCATTGACGTCTACGCAAACGTTGTccccgaaaaaaaaaattttacctgaacaAAAATCGAAAGAGAAAGGAGAACGAATTGGAGGCATAAAATTTGGGAAAGAACAAATGGGTGCATTTGTTTCAGTACCTCATTACATGAAAATGTACGACATTCTTAAAGCGGCACATTTAAATTACTTAGCAACTCTCGAACCGCATGCTAGTGAAATGTATTTGTCTTTGTTAAATGCAATTCTGGACGTGTTGTCTCAAATTCTCGAAATTATATCATTTAACGAAGCAGCTCAAATTACAGAAGAGgtcttatattatttacaaagtACAGTTGTACTGTCGCCGACCGCAACTGTCCAATGTGTTCAACAATTATTGAAATGTTTATGCAGTATAAACGTGTATGCACAATGGAACGAATCGGATGGCCAGAAGAATACAGACAGATTAACTTTATCAAGGGACGATATTAAAGGATTTTATAATCATTGCTTTCAAAATCCCGCAAGGCAAATGGCGGATACAATCAAATCCATCGGGAACAATTGTAGGGGTGAAAATGAACCAGATACTGG GTGGGTAGGATTTCTACGTAGGAAAGGAGACAGAAAGTTCTCTTCCGTTTTTAAGAATATATCGCGTTCGACGGATCAAAAGAATTCCATAGCTTCGTTTATTCGACTTTTCGAGCCAATGGTCATACAGTCTCTGAAACAGTACACAGTAACAAGTAGCGTGCCATTACAATGTCAAGTATTAATGCTGCTCAGCCAGCTGGTGCAATTGAGAGTTAACTATTGTTTGTTGGATTCTGAAGGAATATTCATTAAATTTGTTCTGAAGCAGTTTGAATTCATCGAAGAAGGTCATGTACAGCAGACGGAGTACCTTCTGCCGAAGATCTTCAATTTCTTGGTGCACTTGTCGTACGAAAAGAATCACTCGAAAGTGATAATCGGAGTGCCAAAAATAATCCAATTGTGCGATGGTCTTATGGCAAGTGGACAATCAGCCCTCACGCATTGTATACCAGCCCTTGCTCCAGTGGTCGAGGACGTATTCTTGGTTCGAAATGCGAGCTCGAACCTGATGGAACAGAGAGAACTGGAAACGACAAGGGAAGTATTGATCTCGATGCTCTTACGTCTTGTGGAGTATCACCAGATCATCGAACTCTTGGCGTTGTGCTTGACGGAGTCTAGATTCAGCGGAGATGGAAACGGTGAAGAAAAGTGGCGAAGATGGTCTAGACTGACGATGGACACCATCCTTCCTATGCTGGCGGCTGGAAAAGTCCGAACAGAGTCAGAGAAAGCTCACATCGCTCTAGTTAAATTATTCGCAGCCATTTCCCCCATGGTTTTCAGACCGGTTGATCCGCTTTTAAAAGTGCTCCTCGTTGCGCCCGCCTCTGCGGAGGCATCGAGTTTGACTTTACAACGATGGTTGGGAATGATCAACGTCGTCTTTTTAGCATTAATTTCGTGCGCGAAGGAGGAAGCAATGTTGGCACGTCTTTTCGAACTTAGCGCGAACATGACAGAGTTGTCgaaaacgtttcttcttttGGAGCCCACCACTCTGACCATGGATCCATTGAACGTTTTAGGGATCCAGTCGATCGATGTTCCACCGGAACGAATACTAGCTAAATTCATATTCAAAGTTATCAGCCGGGTCGGTTCTAAGGTCTACAATCTTCTTGGACTGATCGACCACAAGGTGAACAATTCGTTCGTCGGATTCGCCGATTCTTTGGAAAACGACCATTACCTGGTCCATCAATTCGCGTTCTTTCTACAGTTGTGCATCCACATGTTCGAGTCCGGAAGTCACTGCAAAGTCGCGAACGCGACCATGCAAATGATTCAAGGTCGTAACATTCCCGACGAAGAGAAACTACCGATCGCCAATCTGAATTACTTGATGTTGAACATTGGAAGCAAGTGTCCAACGCTGACATGTCAGTGGGCCTACTTAATGACTTTATTGGGGTACAATGAGATGTCGTTTTGGTCGAAGGTGTTGGGCACTCATCGTTCGGAGTACGTTGTTCACTCTTCGCCCGTTGAAGAGAAGAAGAACGATCAACCGAGCAGCATCAACATCCAGATCATCAGAAAAGGTGGCATTATATTATTCTGCGATTACGTCTGCGAGAATCTGAACGACGCGGAGCCACTGACGTGGCTGCTGGTCAACCATACGAAAGAAGCGGTGAACAATGTCATCGAGTCACCTGTCAGAGATTTACTCACCGTTGCTGTGCACAGGAATCCAGCTGCCAGCGGTTTGTTGGTGCAAGCCATCGCTACCAAGTGCACAGACCTGTCGCAACCCAGTTTCGTCGAGCGACTTCTACAATGTATAGAAGGTGCTCATCACTCGCAGAGTGGGGCAGTCTTAATGACCTTGATACCGAGATTACTGTCCACTAAATATCTTGCTTTGTCCAGAATGGCGGCGAAAATAGCCAGTCGAAGAGTGGAGATACTGCTGACCACCCCATCCGCGGACGTGACCAAGCATCTAGCCAAAGAGGATCTCGTCAAGATCATGGATACGCTGCAGGTGACCAAACTCGCGAAGAAACATGGGGGATTGGTCAGCCTGTTGAACAAGCTCGGTGTACAATACTACGATCTGTCCCCATTGGAACTGGACCAATGTAGACCGTTCAATCCTTCCACGGTGAAGAGTATACAATTGGACCGTAATTGGTTCTTGTCCCAGGTGAAGTTAAGGtgttgcaacacgaatatcgGTCACAATCCCTCGGAGGCTGCCCAGTTGCTGAAAGAGTTGGATTTCGAGGATTGTCTCGGGATATTGTCTTGCAAGGAGTTCAATATTACCGTTCTGAAACCTTGCATCATATTGGGTATACGAACGAGCGTCGAGAAGTGCCAAAAGTACGAATTCGGTGTTGCTCAGAACGAGAAGGACTTCAATTTCGAAGCCAGCCCACTCTACAGCGCAGCGAAGCAATGTTTACTGGACCACGTTCACTATGTGAACGAATTGATGCCAAAACCCCATCACATTTATAATCCGACGCGTTCTAACCTCAACTCGAAGGAAATGAAGTacgcgattcgtttcgacgagcTTCTGAACGAGTCCATGTACTGGGACATACTTTTCATGTTGATACCGGCCGTGAAAATTTACATGAAAACCTTACCGAAACTAGCCAAGTACAACTTGGCGAAGATAGACATCAAGTCGGAGGAGGATCTCGCCAAGTTCGCGGTTCTGTGTCTGGAGTTGACCCACTGGATGATACACGCGGACGTGAACAAGGTGAAGAAACTGAGACCAAGAGACATGGAGCTCGCGTTGAGCTGCGCCTCTGAGATCACGAAACATCCAGGTCCGAGTAAGATCCTCGGGGACAGCACGAAGTACTCGTGGGTCTGTACAGCTGCAGCTTCGTTAACGAGGATCGTTGAGTATCTGCTGACGACGATCGACTCTCTACCGGTTATAGATGCCCGTGCTTTGGAGCCAGCACTCGAGGATGAGGACACCAAAGAATTTGCTCGAACCTGTGCTCAAATGGCCTCTCTGGTCGCTTGGTTGGAGCGTTGTCAGAAGGAAAGATCGTTGAAGAACATCCCACAGTATCTGTTTGACACGATACGGGACCTGATCGTGACCATTGGTCGTCAGCCACTGGTGAACTCCTACATCCTGATGCCACCGTTGGTTTGGAAACAGAATTGGGACTTTGTCGGTTCTGGTCCAACCAAATGTTACTTCCCGTTGTTACCCTCCGAGTCGAATCTCTTGTTGGAAGTGGAGATCCTGGAGCAATTCATCTACAGGATAAACTTGTTGGGTTGGATCTCACGGTTGCAGTTCGAAGAGATATGGATGGCGCTCTTGGGAGTCCTCAATCTTTCCCAGAACGAGACCATTGTCAACGAAGAGATCCCAACTTTGATTCAAGCGAGTACCTTGGCCGTACAGGCGATAACGAGATTATTGTTGCAGACTTTGCTTCTTCCGTATCCTGGTAACCCGTTAGCCAGCACCCTGATCCACTATCCGAGGGATCCTCAGCTTTCTGTCTACAAAGTCAGCTCGCAGAAGCTGTACGCGATTCAGGACGTTCTCACGTGGAAGTACGAGTGCATGAACGACTCGGAGAGCATCGGTGGCTTGAACATGGACCACGTATTTCATAGGGGAAACGTCGAGAGGGTCGCCAGCTCGAACAAGTACACGTACAGCCAGGTGTCCGTGTCCTATTTATGGTCGTCGTGCAACTTGTACGAGGACAAACTGAACGCCTCTGTTCTCAATttgaagaacaggagaaacgacgCGTTGATGTCCTCGTCTCTCGACTTGGACTCTTGTCTACGATTCTTGGTAGAGCTATACACGACATGGATGTCCCCGCACACCAACACGCCCGTACAGTTGCTCACGGAGACCGTCAAGTCTGTCCTGGCAATTTCGGAATTGTTCGCGGAGAGGGCTCAGTATCAATGGATGCTGGACACGTGTTTGGAGATCTCGAGGATTCATCCTGTCGATAATGTTATCTTGCATCAGTACCTAGTGGTGTGCGCTTGCAAGGCTGCAGCTGTACTGACACCATTG GATttggaaacgctagagaaagttAAACGATTGGTGGACGTCAGTCTCAAGTCaggtttcttacctgcaagggTGGCCGCCCTTCACGGGTCGTTGTACTTACTACAAAGTGCTGTGCTAACGAACTGCGAGGAAACCATGAACATAATACACCCGTTAGCGATCGAGTATATACAAAAGCATCTTGACGCGCAAGATGCAAACAG CGTATTAAATCAAAGTGAGGAGCATCAGGGTGTGATGTGGGCACTGGTGTTCTTTCTGCTCGAGCACGCAGAGGACACACCACCGGACACGGAGGCTCCAGCTGTGCTGGAATTGGTTCTCACCTTATTGAACTCCCAAAATATTTCTTCCAGCTTGCATCAGACGCTTCTGCAG GGCCTCGAGCGACTTGTGGTGACCAAGAGCGTGATTGGAAACGTGGCCGAGCAAATAGTAAAAGTTGCAATAGATCGTTTGAAGCAACTGAGTCCGATGCTGTCGTTACCAGCCTTACAATTGTTGCTGACTTGTATGTACACGGAAGCAGCGGATAGGTTAAACCAACCGGAAGTAGAGGAACCGTTACCAGATGTAGAACCGGAAGTGCTGGTACGGTCTATAGAGCGCACCTCCGCCATTTTCGACAAGATAAGGAAAGGACATTCGATGGAGGTTGAGCTGCTCTGCACGGTTCTCTCGGGCGTTCTCGGAGACTTCTTTCCACCGTCTGAGATTCTAACTAAAGTTATAGGAGAATTCTTGTCGCCTCAGCAGCACCATCCGAGATTACTTTCCGCTGTTGTCTTTAAA GTCTGCGAGAGAGCGTGTACCTGCGCGCAAATGGAGCTACTTCAAGACTGGGTCGTGTTCAGTTTGCCAAATTTCATTCAAAGTTTACCGGTGATGATGTCAACCTGGTGTTTGTCTTGCTTTTTCATTAGCACGTCCACGAATCATTGGCTGAGAGCCTT ATTTCCGTACGTGCAATCGAGAATCGGCAAGTACGAATACGAGGACAAAAAGATGCTATGTATCGCGGCTTCCGATTTTTATCACAAG TTGTCCAAGGAAACCCAAAAGAAAGCTTTCGTGGAAACCTTCgaggcagcggccaaggaaccGGGTACATCGTTCGGTGACATTTTAGCGTCCTTTTAG